TACTAATTGGCTTGCGTTTCCGCTTGAGGCTAAATGCAACGCATCCGCAAAATCTAGTCCCGTTTCATACCATTCAAGCGCCTGAACAACGCGAAGTTCATCCTCGGCTTCCACGTTCATTAACCCAAGGATGTTTCTAAACGCTTTTAGAATAACTTTCTTTTCCAACAAATACGCGCGGCGTAAAATCCATTCCATTTCTAAAAACACCGTCTTGGCAATAAACACCCGATCTTTTGCGAGTACGTTAGCCGCGCGCTTGGCCTGTCTTGGATCATCGTTCGTCACGATACGGATTAAAATATTCGTATCTACAGATATCATTTTTTTGCTCTGGCCTCCGCGGCAATCGCTTCTTCCATATCTTTTAAAGTCTTAACGGGCCCCTTAAATCCAACACACCCCATGACTTCCTTTAAGGTCGTTGTCTTAAACGGTTTAACCGGTCTTAATAAGACTCCGTCTTCTCGATCTTCGACAGCAAGCTTAACGCCTGGCTCCCAGTGATGAGCCACTCTCACTGACTTTGGCAAAATGACCTGACCTTTACTGGATAATTTAGTGGTTTTCATATCTTTCCCCTTCCAAGAAGTAAGACAATAGTAAGATGTATTATATCCGACCATAGATTCGCATTTCAACTTAATTTTCTTGCTGGACTCTTGCTCCGGCAAACTCATTCCCTTTGATCTTCCCATTGGGTGGTAAAGAAAATCGACCGGAAGCGGCCAGACGAGGAATGACCCGGCAATGCCTGATAAAAAACCGGGTCATCGATAAAGTAGATGAACTAACTGAAAAACAGGCTGTTTAAAAATTCCACACCGATCTCAACACAATGAGCCAAACCGGACCCCTTCATTTACATTCATTGTCAAACTGGTCAAAGCCTGACCCGGTTTTTTACGCCTCTTCAGTGCCAAATGGCGCATCATTTAGAACAATGCTTGCCGATACCGCCCTTGTAGGAATAGGCTTCCTCAAAGAAGCTTGCGCTTGAGAGCGTGTGCTGTTCAATCGGCAGATTCTGAAACTGAGTCTTAAATTCTGCGGTTTGATGCGCCCGCTCCCAAGCCTCTTTGCTTTCCCAGGTTCCGTACACGACATACTCCTGAGGATTCTTCAGCGACCGGTGAACCTTTACCTCAATGCATCCAGGTTGGCCGCTCATAAACTGTGCAAGCGCGCTATGAAGTGATTCAAACTCATGGACCTTGGACGGTTGGACATGAAAATTTACCAAAATGTACATCATTGCTTTCCTCCTTTTCGGTTTTTTCGCTTCAAAACCGCTGTTGATTGTGTGATGGGTACGTCATACAGTTCATCAAAGAGGGGCACAAAGTCGCCCGACGATGCCCGACGAAGTCGTCCTTTCCATCGCAAGAGCACTTGTCTCAGTTTGGTGCGCAGAGTCGACAGATCGTCAATCTGCCGATCCAAATCAGAAAGTTTCTGCTTGAGGAGATCTCGGACCGTGCGACATGGGGGACTTCCCTCGCGGTACATCCGAAAGATTTCGACCAGCTCGTGCAGCGTAAAACCTGCGCGCTTAGCCGGGGCCACCCACTTGAGATACTGGACTTCTCGCGCAGTCCAGAATCGATATCCGGCTGGAGAGCGTTCCGCCCTCGGCACGAGCCCGATTCGCTCATAGTGGCGGATGCTATCCGGCCCCACGCCTGCGATACGCGCAAGTTGGCTGACCGTTAATTTCTGAGACGACATATTTGGCCTCCTTCATAATAAGCATTCTAGACCTTGGAATCGTTTCCAAGGTCAAGTGATTTTAACAAAAAGACAAAAATAAAATTTAAAACCCGGACACAATCTGATGGATTAGGCACTGAGATAAGAACGCTGGCTTACTTTACTCACTTCTGAGGAGATTGTATAGAAGGTTGGTCCCAAAAGAAAAGCAATGCTATAGATGGTTAAAGCTTAATACAGGTAGGACCCCTCGTCATAATTCCAACCTACAAGGAATTGGACGACTGTTTAGATTTTCTAGAGGAACTTCTAAAAAAATACTTAAATATAATTCGATTTGATGGATATCTAACGATCTTTCCAACATGGCAATACGACTGGAAAGAAATCTTTCGAGACCATGGATTCCTAAATATTAGAGGGGATAAACAAACAACAAAAGATTGACCCCTTTTTATAATTTTGAAAAGATGCCGTTTCTTAACCGGACACTACTGAAAAAAGATCTTTCCATAAAATGACTCATATGTGTTACACTTAGAACAAATAGGAGGAAATAAAAATGCATGGGAAAAACCCGAGAATCAATGTCGTTCTTGAACGACCCCTTTACCAAGTCATTCAAAAAAAGGCCAAAAGGGATGGATTATCCATGTCGCTGGTTGTCCGGGATATGGTCAAAGAAGCCATGGAGCTTCATGAAGATATTGGATTGGCCAAATTTTCCGAAGAAAGGGAAAAAACCTATTCAAAAAGCAAGTCTTTAACCCATAAAGAGATTTGGTCCAGTTGACCTTTGAATTAAGATATCATCCTGATGTCAAAAAGAATGATCTCCCCTTAATTAACAAAAAATTAAAAGAACGAATTAAAAAGGCTATTGAAGAGAGGCTTTTAGTTTCACCGGAACAATATGGAGAACCTTTAAGGAAAACACTCAAACGTTATTGGAAAATGCGGGTTG
This DNA window, taken from Nitrospirota bacterium, encodes the following:
- a CDS encoding type II toxin-antitoxin system VapC family toxin is translated as MISVDTNILIRIVTNDDPRQAKRAANVLAKDRVFIAKTVFLEMEWILRRAYLLEKKVILKAFRNILGLMNVEAEDELRVVQALEWYETGLDFADALHLASSGNASQLVTFDKEFAKKSKKINRTRVSVV
- a CDS encoding MerR family DNA-binding protein, which codes for MSSQKLTVSQLARIAGVGPDSIRHYERIGLVPRAERSPAGYRFWTAREVQYLKWVAPAKRAGFTLHELVEIFRMYREGSPPCRTVRDLLKQKLSDLDRQIDDLSTLRTKLRQVLLRWKGRLRRASSGDFVPLFDELYDVPITQSTAVLKRKNRKGGKQ
- a CDS encoding antitoxin, RHH family protein; its protein translation is MHGKNPRINVVLERPLYQVIQKKAKRDGLSMSLVVRDMVKEAMELHEDIGLAKFSEEREKTYSKSKSLTHKEIWSS
- a CDS encoding AbrB/MazE/SpoVT family DNA-binding domain-containing protein encodes the protein MKTTKLSSKGQVILPKSVRVAHHWEPGVKLAVEDREDGVLLRPVKPFKTTTLKEVMGCVGFKGPVKTLKDMEEAIAAEARAKK
- a CDS encoding antibiotic biosynthesis monooxygenase, whose product is MMYILVNFHVQPSKVHEFESLHSALAQFMSGQPGCIEVKVHRSLKNPQEYVVYGTWESKEAWERAHQTAEFKTQFQNLPIEQHTLSSASFFEEAYSYKGGIGKHCSK
- a CDS encoding type II toxin-antitoxin system RelE/ParE family toxin translates to MTFELRYHPDVKKNDLPLINKKLKERIKKAIEERLLVSPEQYGEPLRKTLKRYWKMRVGDYRVVFKITGQEILILGICHRKEVYQIAEDRI